In Kitasatospora sp. NA04385, a single genomic region encodes these proteins:
- a CDS encoding LLM class F420-dependent oxidoreductase, with the protein MTTAHQPAAPPAWGITLPLPGLTIDRHRFLVERLPDLGYSDVWSAEGGGTDAFTPLAATAAWAPHLRIATGIVPVHTRGPAVLAQTAATLAQLSSGGVLLGIGASVPAHVTDINGIPFDEPFKRTRDVLRFLTAALRGEHVAGDFDTFSITGYRLPHPPADPVKVILGALRPGMLRLGFTEGDGAITNLLRAQDLPKVLDAVGPQPPGKELVVKVFVCPTEDTAYAHRASRPFLAWILNREPYRKFHQWLGNGELLADTHKRWADGDHEGAQRALPDEVVDALFLHGSPEECREQILRYQQPGVTAIQLYVSLPPEVFTSRTRLLDTLARLGPVAR; encoded by the coding sequence ATGACCACCGCCCACCAGCCCGCCGCCCCGCCCGCCTGGGGCATCACCCTGCCGCTGCCCGGCCTGACCATCGACCGGCACCGCTTCCTGGTCGAACGGCTCCCCGACCTCGGCTACAGCGACGTGTGGAGCGCCGAGGGCGGCGGCACCGACGCCTTCACCCCGCTGGCCGCCACCGCCGCCTGGGCCCCGCACCTGCGGATCGCCACCGGCATCGTCCCCGTGCACACCCGCGGGCCCGCCGTGCTCGCCCAGACCGCCGCCACGCTCGCCCAACTCTCCTCCGGCGGCGTCCTGCTGGGCATCGGCGCGTCCGTGCCCGCGCACGTCACCGACATCAACGGCATCCCGTTCGACGAGCCCTTCAAGCGCACCCGGGACGTGCTGCGCTTCCTCACCGCCGCGCTGCGCGGCGAACACGTCGCCGGCGACTTCGACACCTTCTCGATCACCGGCTACCGGCTGCCCCACCCGCCCGCCGACCCGGTCAAGGTCATCCTCGGCGCGCTGCGCCCCGGCATGCTCCGGCTCGGCTTCACCGAGGGGGACGGCGCCATCACCAACCTGCTGCGCGCCCAGGACCTGCCCAAGGTGCTGGACGCGGTCGGCCCGCAGCCGCCCGGCAAGGAACTCGTCGTCAAGGTGTTCGTCTGCCCCACCGAGGACACCGCGTACGCGCACCGCGCCAGCCGGCCCTTCCTGGCCTGGATCCTCAACCGCGAGCCCTACCGCAAGTTCCACCAGTGGCTCGGCAACGGCGAACTGCTCGCCGACACCCACAAGCGCTGGGCCGACGGCGACCACGAGGGCGCCCAGCGCGCCCTGCCCGACGAGGTCGTCGACGCGCTGTTCCTGCACGGCTCGCCCGAGGAGTGCCGCGAGCAGATCCTGCGCTACCAGCAGCCCGGCGTCACCGCCATCCAGCTGTACGTCTCGCTGCCGCCCGAGGTGTTCACCAGCCGCACCCGGCTGCTCGACACCCTCGCCCGGCTCGGGCCCGTCGCCCGGTGA
- a CDS encoding LLM class flavin-dependent oxidoreductase, translated as MELELRGGVRAAPVAGRTAAERQALRWAPDPRERTADPAHIARTARELEEDGLDSALVVQSSSWPDPWAVAGWALAATTRLRIAAAHRIGTTSPTAAARTLATLDRLSGGRISAHLIIGSSDADVARDGDTLPKAERYRRADEYLSLLTRYLAAEEDLDHHGEYYTVRAARSGLRPAPGSELLSFGGSSPAGVDLAARYAQVYAVPPRPLPDTRLRIAAARAAAARHGRTLRIWRHVTVVLADTDSDAQQHLRRLRRDALRLTSGPDAARYHDAVALDRDRERGTADPDAAGAQVAAYVRRSLAGAYTGSPATVAARIHLLRSAGVDIVQLDLPVETDHDRALRRALVTQLRDPAPLRRAW; from the coding sequence ATGGAACTCGAACTGCGCGGCGGCGTCCGCGCCGCCCCCGTGGCCGGCCGCACCGCCGCCGAACGCCAGGCCCTGCGCTGGGCCCCCGACCCACGCGAACGCACCGCCGACCCCGCCCACATCGCCCGCACCGCCAGGGAGCTGGAAGAGGACGGCCTCGACTCCGCCCTCGTCGTCCAGTCCTCCTCCTGGCCCGACCCGTGGGCCGTCGCCGGCTGGGCGCTGGCCGCCACCACCCGGCTGCGGATCGCCGCCGCCCACCGCATCGGCACCACCTCGCCCACCGCCGCCGCCCGCACCCTCGCCACCCTCGACCGGCTCTCCGGCGGACGGATCAGCGCCCACCTGATCATCGGCTCCAGCGACGCCGACGTCGCCCGCGACGGCGACACCCTCCCCAAGGCCGAGCGCTACCGCCGCGCCGACGAGTACCTCTCGCTGCTCACCCGCTACCTCGCCGCCGAGGAGGACCTCGACCACCACGGCGAGTACTACACCGTCCGCGCCGCCCGCAGCGGCCTGCGCCCCGCCCCCGGCAGCGAACTGCTCTCCTTCGGCGGCTCCTCCCCGGCCGGCGTCGACCTCGCCGCCCGCTACGCCCAGGTCTACGCCGTCCCGCCGCGCCCGCTGCCCGACACCCGGCTGCGGATCGCCGCGGCCCGCGCCGCCGCCGCCCGGCACGGCCGCACCCTGCGGATCTGGCGGCACGTCACCGTCGTCCTCGCCGACACCGACAGCGACGCCCAGCAGCACCTGCGCCGGCTGCGCCGCGACGCCCTGCGCCTGACCTCAGGACCCGACGCCGCCCGCTACCACGACGCCGTCGCCCTCGACCGCGACCGCGAACGCGGCACCGCCGACCCCGACGCCGCGGGCGCCCAGGTCGCCGCCTACGTCCGCCGCTCGCTGGCCGGCGCCTACACCGGCTCCCCGGCCACCGTCGCCGCCCGCATCCACCTGCTGCGCTCCGCCGGCGTCGACATCGTCCAACTCGACCTCCCGGTCGAGACCGACCACGACCGCGCCCTGCGCCGCGCCCTGGTCACCCAGCTGCGCGACCCCGCCCCGCTGCGCCGCGCCTGGTGA
- a CDS encoding DUF397 domain-containing protein produces MVTSPSAAALRAAAWHKSSYSGGGGECVELTRDFEAAHGLVFVRDSKNPEGPALGLTPTAWRNFATAAARGAFGEV; encoded by the coding sequence ATGGTGACCAGCCCCAGCGCCGCGGCACTGCGCGCCGCCGCGTGGCACAAGTCCAGCTACAGCGGGGGCGGCGGGGAGTGCGTTGAGCTGACCCGCGACTTCGAGGCCGCCCACGGCCTGGTCTTCGTCCGCGACAGCAAGAACCCCGAGGGACCGGCCCTCGGCCTCACTCCCACCGCGTGGCGGAACTTCGCGACGGCCGCCGCGCGCGGCGCCTTCGGCGAGGTCTGA
- a CDS encoding helix-turn-helix transcriptional regulator: MRINKLDPASSPLATFGWQLRELRNRARLSQDELGYMVNYTGAYISMIENGKRVPPSSFVRAADKALDAVGTLESTWYLLGHTSLVEGFPEYIVLEAKARLIRLFKAGLVPGLVQTEEYASAVEAGYVARGSITAEQAEERVRVVMVRQAPLEQPDGPRLHVVLDESCLRTVIGDPQVMARQLDHLLALAEHPKVVLQVMPFERGALRPFTHFMGLLAMPDRELLGYTETPQRGYLTRDPDTVTTWNTDYDLFQVEALSQADSVATIRKLRRGFQHGDQPQRRGTARRRVAQVQLQRGRRGVR, translated from the coding sequence GTGCGAATCAACAAGCTTGATCCTGCATCAAGTCCGCTCGCGACCTTCGGCTGGCAGCTGCGCGAGCTGCGCAACCGGGCGCGCCTCAGCCAGGACGAGCTGGGGTACATGGTCAACTACACCGGTGCGTACATCTCGATGATCGAGAACGGGAAGCGGGTGCCGCCCTCCTCGTTCGTCCGGGCGGCGGACAAGGCGCTGGACGCCGTCGGGACGCTGGAGAGCACCTGGTACCTGCTGGGGCACACCTCGCTGGTCGAGGGCTTCCCGGAGTACATCGTGCTGGAGGCGAAGGCCCGGCTGATCCGGCTGTTCAAGGCGGGTCTGGTCCCGGGCTTGGTGCAGACCGAGGAGTACGCCTCGGCGGTGGAGGCGGGCTACGTGGCGCGCGGCAGCATCACGGCCGAGCAGGCCGAGGAGCGGGTGCGGGTCGTGATGGTCCGGCAGGCTCCGCTCGAACAGCCGGACGGGCCGCGGCTGCACGTCGTGCTGGACGAGAGCTGCCTGCGCACCGTGATCGGCGACCCGCAGGTGATGGCCCGGCAGCTCGACCACCTGCTCGCGCTCGCGGAACACCCGAAGGTGGTGCTCCAGGTGATGCCGTTCGAGCGGGGAGCACTCCGGCCCTTCACCCACTTCATGGGCCTGCTCGCCATGCCGGATCGCGAGCTGCTGGGGTACACCGAGACACCTCAACGCGGTTATCTGACAAGGGATCCTGACACCGTGACGACGTGGAACACGGATTACGATCTCTTCCAGGTGGAAGCCCTGTCCCAGGCGGACTCGGTGGCCACGATCCGCAAGCTCCGGAGAGGATTCCAGCATGGTGACCAGCCCCAGCGCCGCGGCACTGCGCGCCGCCGCGTGGCACAAGTCCAGCTACAGCGGGGGCGGCGGGGAGTGCGTTGA
- a CDS encoding DUF6879 family protein, with protein MRISGEEFGNLFTDFQREAFRLETLDDYTGSSKAESIRAFLAGEPQPEDYNQEWADEVRANVQAGKRMYRVHVLSRPLTSYLRFELGWGYTKNARSGEEFFILDTTDEPNPVEGVPDFWAFDETTVVTMEYGPGGSFVGADMQPSAAEYLEYRDTALAHAVPFAEWWERYGSE; from the coding sequence ATGCGCATCTCGGGTGAGGAATTCGGAAACCTGTTCACCGACTTCCAGCGGGAAGCTTTTCGTTTGGAGACGTTGGACGACTACACCGGCTCGTCGAAGGCCGAGAGCATCCGGGCGTTCCTTGCCGGCGAGCCGCAGCCGGAGGATTACAACCAGGAGTGGGCCGACGAGGTCCGGGCCAACGTGCAGGCGGGCAAGCGCATGTACCGGGTGCACGTCCTCTCGCGGCCGTTGACCTCGTACCTCCGGTTCGAACTCGGCTGGGGGTACACGAAGAACGCCCGTTCCGGCGAGGAGTTCTTCATCCTCGACACCACTGACGAGCCGAACCCTGTGGAGGGCGTTCCCGACTTCTGGGCCTTCGACGAGACCACGGTGGTCACCATGGAGTACGGGCCGGGTGGATCGTTTGTCGGGGCGGACATGCAGCCGAGCGCGGCCGAGTACCTGGAGTACCGGGACACGGCGCTCGCGCACGCCGTGCCGTTCGCCGAGTGGTGGGAGCGGTACGGCAGCGAGTGA
- a CDS encoding helix-turn-helix transcriptional regulator, translating to MNGVDLGRALRELREASGKEAKAVARSALMSPSKLSKIMNGKAAPSVTDVERILAALEVPPEVSAQLVEAARVVATEATAWRLYRRTGLHRHQEEIRAVESQAESVRVFQASCVPGLLQSPEYVRAILRNSELSDESLEKMLGARLRRQEALYETRRSFRFLITESVLRWRLVRPVMMAVQLDRLVTVSRLPNVAIGVVPLGVRMPEPPTCSFVLFDARMAVVEIPHAEVTTREPRDVEQYVRKFEAFEQVAQVGDAMRDLVEGIRDEFLRERETG from the coding sequence GTGAACGGCGTCGATCTGGGGAGAGCGCTGCGGGAACTCCGGGAGGCCAGCGGGAAGGAGGCCAAAGCGGTGGCCCGCAGCGCTCTCATGTCTCCGAGCAAGCTGAGCAAGATCATGAATGGCAAGGCGGCTCCGAGCGTCACGGACGTGGAGCGCATCCTGGCCGCGCTCGAAGTTCCACCGGAGGTCTCGGCGCAGTTGGTGGAAGCAGCCCGCGTCGTGGCCACGGAGGCGACGGCGTGGCGCCTCTACCGGCGGACGGGGTTGCACCGGCACCAGGAGGAGATCCGGGCGGTGGAGTCCCAGGCGGAGTCCGTCCGGGTCTTCCAGGCCTCGTGCGTACCGGGGCTCCTCCAGTCCCCGGAGTACGTCCGGGCGATCCTGCGGAATTCCGAACTCTCCGATGAATCCCTGGAGAAGATGCTTGGTGCGCGGCTGCGCCGACAGGAGGCCCTCTACGAGACCCGCCGGAGTTTCCGTTTCCTGATCACCGAATCGGTCCTCCGGTGGAGGCTGGTCCGGCCCGTGATGATGGCGGTGCAACTCGACCGGTTGGTGACGGTGTCGAGGCTGCCGAACGTCGCCATCGGGGTGGTGCCGCTGGGCGTTCGGATGCCGGAGCCGCCGACGTGTTCATTCGTCCTCTTCGACGCGAGGATGGCGGTCGTTGAGATCCCCCACGCCGAGGTGACGACCAGGGAGCCCCGGGACGTCGAACAGTACGTTCGAAAGTTCGAGGCATTCGAACAGGTGGCTCAGGTCGGTGACGCGATGAGAGACCTGGTCGAGGGCATTCGGGACGAGTTCTTGCGGGAACGGGAAACCGGCTAG
- a CDS encoding DUF6879 family protein, with product MGSSKNLGDMFSEFRREAFRLETLGDYSRSGGVEAYHAFLAGEEQPEEFRNSSWVTTVGDAVRSGRRMYRVHVLSRPLTDYLRFELSWGYRRNMAAGEEFFILDTTGRENPLQGVPDFWLFDGEDVAVMSYDGAGGYLGADFPGGDRIAEFETYRDAALAHAVPFTDWWAEFGE from the coding sequence ATGGGCTCGTCTAAGAACCTCGGCGACATGTTCTCCGAGTTCAGGCGTGAGGCGTTCCGGCTGGAGACCCTGGGCGACTACAGCCGGTCCGGGGGAGTGGAGGCTTACCACGCGTTCCTGGCGGGCGAGGAGCAGCCCGAGGAGTTCAGGAACTCCTCCTGGGTCACCACGGTCGGAGACGCCGTGCGCTCCGGCAGGAGGATGTACCGGGTGCACGTGCTGTCGCGGCCGCTGACCGACTACCTGCGTTTCGAACTGTCGTGGGGATACCGCCGCAACATGGCGGCCGGGGAGGAGTTCTTCATCCTCGACACCACCGGACGGGAGAACCCGCTCCAGGGCGTCCCCGACTTCTGGCTCTTCGACGGCGAGGACGTCGCGGTCATGAGCTACGACGGCGCCGGCGGGTACCTGGGCGCCGACTTCCCCGGGGGAGACCGCATCGCGGAGTTCGAGACCTACCGGGACGCGGCGCTCGCGCACGCCGTGCCGTTCACCGATTGGTGGGCCGAGTTCGGCGAGTGA
- a CDS encoding helix-turn-helix transcriptional regulator, translated as MNRSELGPALRTLREASGKEAKTVARGAVMSTSKLSKIENGRAAVSVADVDRILTAIGVSEAVKAEYMAAARAEATEATAWRLYRRLGYHRKQRQIKAMDSSTTLLRIFQTSLVPGLLQTPEFARAVFARKDLGEEQLSRAVSGRLDRQGILHDPAKTLQFVILESVLRWGLVSAPAMVEQLDRIVSVSRLPAVDVRVMPLVGFREDVPGHSFVVRDDRLVTVETVHAELVVTDPRDVDLYVRKFEKFSSAALAGEDMRVLVEGIRDEFLRERETG; from the coding sequence GTGAACAGGTCGGAGTTGGGCCCGGCGTTGCGGACACTGCGGGAGGCTTCCGGCAAGGAGGCCAAGACGGTGGCCCGCGGCGCCGTCATGTCCACCAGCAAGCTGAGCAAGATCGAGAACGGGCGGGCGGCGGTGTCCGTCGCCGACGTGGACCGCATCCTCACCGCGATCGGGGTGTCGGAGGCGGTGAAGGCCGAGTACATGGCCGCCGCCCGCGCGGAGGCGACCGAGGCGACGGCGTGGCGGCTGTACCGGAGGCTGGGGTACCACCGCAAGCAGCGGCAGATCAAGGCGATGGACAGCAGCACGACGCTGCTGCGGATCTTCCAGACGTCCCTGGTTCCCGGACTCCTGCAGACCCCCGAGTTCGCACGGGCGGTGTTCGCCAGAAAGGACCTCGGCGAGGAGCAGTTGTCCCGTGCCGTCAGCGGCCGCCTCGACCGGCAGGGCATCCTCCACGACCCGGCCAAGACGCTGCAGTTCGTGATCCTCGAATCCGTTCTCCGGTGGGGGCTGGTGTCGGCCCCGGCGATGGTCGAGCAATTGGACCGGATCGTTTCCGTTTCCCGGCTCCCCGCCGTCGACGTGCGGGTGATGCCGCTCGTGGGTTTCCGCGAGGACGTGCCCGGCCACTCGTTCGTCGTTCGGGACGACAGGCTGGTGACCGTGGAAACCGTCCACGCGGAACTGGTGGTGACCGATCCCCGGGACGTCGATCTCTACGTGCGGAAGTTCGAGAAGTTCTCGTCCGCCGCTCTGGCCGGGGAGGACATGCGCGTTCTGGTCGAGGGCATTCGGGACGAGTTCTTGCGGGAACGGGAAACCGGCTAG
- a CDS encoding methyltransferase domain-containing protein, with protein MTGVLRGEGAGRPGFGPGRGLLPAGRLSPDWARTFDAVPRALFTPPRVWSHDMATGGSVLVDREADPGAWRAATEADVPLVTQWDDGAHDGPGPGAVPTSSLSMPSVVASMLRDLDVRPGLRVLDVGTGCGWNAGLLAHRLGPGRVVSVEWDRSVSAVAVAHLQRAGLEVELVVGDGQLGRPGGKPFDRVVVTYGVREIAPAWLAQSRPGGVVLAPWGTDFSPLDAVVRLEVRPDGTAHGRFTGLVEFMKARNQRLVFPEHAAYVPEFPGSADTRHRTALGADALGDRWAGQRFVVGLAVPDVTHLVHRQEDGTVVVWCYGLSDRSWAAVVWRDEGTPEATVYQAGPRRLWESVERALAWWRDRGRPEPTRFGLTAGPGGAVPWLDSPACPVPQYR; from the coding sequence GTGACCGGCGTCCTCCGTGGGGAGGGGGCGGGCCGTCCCGGCTTCGGGCCGGGGCGGGGCCTGCTCCCGGCCGGGCGGCTCTCCCCGGACTGGGCCCGGACGTTCGACGCCGTGCCGCGTGCGCTGTTCACGCCGCCGCGGGTCTGGTCGCACGACATGGCCACCGGGGGCAGCGTGCTGGTGGACCGGGAGGCCGACCCGGGGGCCTGGCGGGCCGCGACGGAGGCCGACGTCCCGTTGGTGACGCAGTGGGACGACGGGGCGCACGACGGGCCCGGGCCGGGGGCGGTGCCGACCAGCAGTCTCAGCATGCCGAGCGTGGTCGCGTCGATGCTCCGCGACCTCGACGTGCGGCCGGGCCTGCGGGTGCTCGACGTCGGAACGGGCTGCGGCTGGAACGCCGGGCTGCTGGCCCACCGGCTCGGGCCGGGGCGGGTGGTCAGCGTCGAATGGGACCGGAGCGTGTCGGCGGTGGCGGTCGCCCACCTGCAACGCGCCGGTCTGGAAGTCGAGTTGGTGGTGGGGGACGGTCAACTCGGCCGACCGGGCGGCAAACCGTTCGACCGGGTCGTCGTGACGTACGGCGTCCGGGAGATCGCACCGGCGTGGCTCGCGCAGTCCCGGCCGGGCGGTGTGGTCCTCGCGCCCTGGGGGACGGACTTCAGCCCGCTGGACGCCGTGGTCAGGCTGGAGGTGCGGCCCGACGGCACGGCCCACGGGCGGTTCACCGGGCTGGTGGAGTTCATGAAGGCGCGGAACCAGCGCCTCGTGTTCCCCGAACACGCCGCGTACGTACCGGAGTTCCCCGGCTCCGCCGACACCCGGCACCGGACGGCGCTCGGCGCGGACGCCCTCGGCGACCGCTGGGCCGGGCAGCGGTTCGTCGTCGGGCTGGCGGTGCCGGACGTGACGCACCTGGTGCACCGGCAGGAGGACGGCACCGTGGTGGTGTGGTGCTACGGGCTGTCCGACCGGTCCTGGGCGGCGGTGGTGTGGCGCGACGAGGGGACGCCGGAGGCCACCGTGTACCAGGCCGGGCCGCGGCGGCTGTGGGAGTCGGTGGAACGCGCCCTCGCCTGGTGGCGGGACCGGGGCCGGCCGGAGCCGACCAGGTTCGGGCTCACGGCCGGACCGGGCGGCGCGGTGCCGTGGTTGGACTCCCCGGCGTGCCCCGTCCCGCAGTACCGCTGA
- the sigJ gene encoding RNA polymerase sigma factor SigJ: MDGESAGTAAGAGAEVGGAEVGGGTAGERATRAYAEHRELLFALVYDLLGSVADTEDVLQDTWLAWAARTADPAAGEIEHPKAYLVRIAVNRALAQRAAAARRRETYVGPWLPEPLVGPAAGADDTAGDAALAAERAEAVSLALLVVLETLSPLERSAFVLHEVFGYSGAEIATILGRNPAAVRQLVKRAREHVRARRPRYEPEPGVRRQVTERFLAAALGGDLAALLELLAPDVTLVGDGGGKAPGGRRPLTGRAKVARLLVALAPKTGRGLETSWRTVNGAPAVAFSAFGRPFAVLVLDLAPEGDLITGIHAVSNPDKLGTLT, encoded by the coding sequence ATGGACGGGGAGAGCGCGGGCACGGCGGCGGGCGCCGGGGCGGAGGTCGGCGGGGCGGAGGTCGGCGGGGGGACGGCGGGGGAACGGGCCACCCGGGCGTACGCGGAGCACCGGGAGCTGCTGTTCGCGCTGGTCTACGACCTGCTCGGCAGCGTCGCCGACACCGAGGACGTGCTGCAGGACACCTGGCTGGCCTGGGCCGCGCGGACCGCCGACCCGGCGGCCGGGGAGATCGAGCACCCGAAGGCGTACCTGGTGCGGATCGCGGTGAACCGGGCGCTGGCCCAGCGGGCGGCGGCGGCCCGGCGGCGCGAGACGTACGTCGGGCCGTGGCTGCCGGAGCCGCTGGTGGGCCCGGCGGCCGGGGCGGACGACACGGCGGGGGACGCGGCGCTGGCCGCCGAGCGGGCCGAGGCGGTGTCGCTGGCGCTGCTGGTGGTGCTGGAGACGCTGTCGCCGCTGGAGCGCTCGGCGTTCGTGCTGCACGAGGTGTTCGGGTACAGCGGGGCGGAGATCGCCACGATCCTCGGCCGCAACCCGGCGGCGGTGCGGCAGTTGGTGAAGCGGGCCCGCGAACACGTACGGGCCCGGCGGCCGCGCTACGAACCGGAGCCGGGCGTGCGGCGGCAGGTGACGGAACGCTTCCTCGCCGCCGCCCTGGGCGGCGACCTGGCGGCCCTGCTGGAACTGCTCGCCCCGGACGTGACCCTGGTCGGCGACGGCGGCGGCAAGGCCCCCGGCGGACGACGGCCGCTCACCGGCCGCGCCAAGGTGGCCCGCCTGCTGGTGGCCCTGGCCCCGAAGACCGGCCGCGGCCTGGAGACCTCCTGGCGCACCGTCAACGGCGCACCCGCCGTGGCCTTCTCCGCCTTCGGCCGCCCGTTCGCGGTACTGGTCCTGGACCTGGCCCCGGAGGGCGACCTGATCACCGGCATCCACGCGGTCTCCAACCCCGACAAGCTGGGCACCCTGACCTGA